In Brassica rapa cultivar Chiifu-401-42 unplaced genomic scaffold, CAAS_Brap_v3.01 Scaffold1101, whole genome shotgun sequence, the DNA window GCCCGCCTTGATAGGTCTGGTGCAGAGGAAGATCTTCGACGGACTTCCTGCAGAAATACCGATGGACCACATTGAAAACTTTGAGAAGATGTGTGGGTTCACTAAGGCGAATGGAGTACCACCAGATTACATCAAGTGTACCTTGTTCCCTTTCTCTCTCGATGGGAAGGCTGCTCGCTGGCTAGATTCCCTACCAACTGGATCGCTCACCACATGGGAACAAGTCAGATCCGCTTTCTTGAGCCACTTCTACACAAAATCAAAGACGGCAGCTCTGAGACAGAAGATCGCCACCTTTAAACAGCTGGTAGATGAGCCGTTCTGCGACGCATGGGAGCGATTCAACGTCTACCGCAGGGAGTGCCCACATCACGGTTTTGAAGAAGATTATCTACTCGGAGTTTTCTACGATGGAGTAGGTTGGGAGTACAGGAATGCTTTAAACTCAGCCAGTAATGGAGATTTCATGACCCAATCCACTCAAGGCGCTTTCGCGTTAATTGAGAACATGGCCTCAAGCTCAGCTGACAGCAACCGAGATACTGACCGCACCCAAAAGGTGAACAGCGTCGACAATAACAAAATAGATGAGCTCTTCGCCAAGGTCGATCAGCTGATTAAGAGTAATCAGAACCATGTCTTCATCATGGAAGAGTCTCCTCAGGATAAAGGAACCACAGACACTACATCAGAAGCGGACCAGGCGACTGAGGACCACCATGAGGTTAGCTATGTGAATGGGCAAGGATGGCAGTTTAAGAACTATCACCCGAACCCTAACGTGAGGAACAACCCCCACCTGTTCAACAACCCTAAACCCGATGGTAATGCAGAAAATGCTCAAGGAAATCAGGTTCAGAACAGTGGCTACCAACGGGGGTATGGAAATCAAGGAAGAACCTTTGTCCTCAGCCCAGCTCAGAATACTCAGTTCCACAACCAGAAACAACCGACTAACCAGCAGCCTGCACAGCCTGCTCAAACTGCTCCTCAGGACGAGATGAAGAGTCTCGCCAATATGATGAGCCAGCTGCTCCAAGGACAGCAGATTCAGGGAAAAGCATTGAATCAGGTCACAAACGACATCAATACCCAAATGAATCACATGTTCAATGACCTGAGTGCCAAATATGATAATGTCTCGAGCCATATGAGGCAGATGGATATTCAGATTGCTCAGACTGCTGAGAGTGTGAAGATACAGCAAGGCACTCTTCCTGGAAAAACAGATAAAAATCCCAAGGAGTGTAATGCAGTCGCGCTTAGGAGTGGGAAGCAGTTAACTGATCTGGCACCCAAGAGATTCACAACAGCTGAAAAGGGGAAGCAGAAAGAATCAGAACAGCCACCTGTAACCGCACCAGCAGACGAGGAAGAAGCAGAGCTTCCTGCTAAACATACTCCGACCCCTACAGAGCAGCCTACTGTGGTTGTTCGCCCAGCGGTAGAACCTGTTCCCACCCGTGACTATGTGCCTAAGGTTCCATACCCTGTTCCTGCTAAGGCCACACGCAAGGACAAGGAGGAGATGAAATGTAGGAAGATGCTGGAAGACTTAACAGTCAGACTCCCTCTCATGAGTGCAATCCAGATGATGCCATCCATGAGTAGAGTGCAGCGCTGTTCTCCAGAACAAAAGGATCAAGAAGATGGGTGATCCTGGAAAATTTGTCCTATCCATCCAAATAGGGAGAACAGTCTTCTCGTGTTCGCTAGTCGATCTGGGATCAAGCATCAACCTCATGCCATACTCTGTGGCTAAGCGCCTTGGATTCACGGATTTCAAACCTACCAGGATGTCCCTAGTGTTTGCTGATCGATCAGTGAAATCTCCAGTCGGAATTATCGAGGATATCCAAGTACTGGTTGGGAACACACTTGTCCCTGCCGATTTCGTTGTTCTGGAACTCGAGGAAGAATCAAAGGATCCTCTGATCCTAGGCAGACCATTCCTATGCACTGTCGGAGCTATCATAGATGTGCGACAGGGAAAAATCGATCTCCACCTAGGAGACATCGTGATGAGGTTCGAGATGAATCAGATGCTCAAGAAACCTATGCTGGATGGACAAACCTTCACTGTCCAAGAGGAGGGTGATCCGCTGGAACCGAGTGACAGATGATTGAGGAGATCCTTATAGATGATCCGCTGGAACTAGCCTTGACTAGAGCTGAAGCAGAACAGAATGTCCAGAACATCGACGCTGATGGGTACGCTAAGATGTTGGACTCCGCCAGAACCATGGAAAGATTAGTGGCATATCTCAGTCTGGGGGAGAACAATGCCTCAGACTCATCAAGCTGCGCCTGTTCCACCAAGTAGGAACAATGACCCGTGGAGTGAATCCAAAGCTCCAAAAGTCGAGCTCAAAACACTCCCTAAGGGGCTCAGGTACGCATTTCTTGGACCAAATTCTACATACCCAGTAATCGTAAATGCTGATCTGAACAATGCTGAAACTGCTCTTCTCTTATGCGAACTTAGAAATATCGAAAGGCATTAGGATATTCTCTAGCTGATATACCTGGCATTTCACCTGATCTGTGCATGCATAGAATACACCTAgaagatgaatcaatgacttctgtagaacatcagaggaggttaaacccaaatctgaaagatgttgtaaagAAAGAGATAATGAAACTTTTAGAAGCTGGTGTAATTTATGCGATCTCTGATAGTAAGTGGGTTAGTCCTGTTCATGTAGTGCCTAAGAAAGGAGGGATCACTGTtataacaaatgaaaagaatgaaTTAATCCCTACTAGAACAGTAACTGGTCATCGCATGTGCATTGATTTCCGTAAATTGAATGCTGCGACTCGCAAGGATCACTTTCCACTCCCTTCATTGATCAAATGCTTGAAAGATTGGCTAACCACCCTTACTATTGCTTTTTAGATGGTTATTCAGGTTTCTTTCAGATTCCCATCCACCCAGACGATCAAGAAAAGACGACGTTCACATGTCCTTACGGAACATACGCCTACAGGAGAATGCCTTTCGGGCTGTGCAATGCTCCAGCGACCTTTCAACGCTGCATGATGTCAATTTTCACTGATCTAATTGAAGACATAATGGAAGTTTTCATGGACGATTTCAGCGTCTATGGGAGCTCCTTTAGTGTCTGTTTGTCAAACTTGTGCAGGGTTCTGAAGCGATGCGAGGAGAAGCATCTCGTGCTGAATtgggaaaaatgccatttcatggtCAGAGATGGAATTGTTTTAGGACATAAGATTTCAGAAAAAGGCATCGAAGTGGACAAGGCAAAGATCGATATCATGATGAGTCTGCAACCCCCAACTTCAGTGAGGGGAATAAAAAGCTTTTTGGGACATGCTGGTTTTTACAGAAGATTCATCCAGGACTTCTCGAGAATCGCAAGACCACTCACTAGACTGCTCTGCAAGGAAACAAAGTTCGATTTCGACAACGAGTGCTTAGCTTCATTTCACACGATCAAGGGAGCTCTTGTCAGTGCACCGGTTGTCCAACCCCCAGATTGGGACCTCCCTTTCGAGATCATGACGGACGCGAGTGACTTTGCAGTGGGAGCAGTGCTTGGACAGCGGAAGGATAAAAAGCTCCATGTGATCTACTACGCGAGCAAGACACTGGATGAAGCTCAATGTAGGTATGCTACCACAGAGAAGGAACTCCTGGCCATCGTCTATGCTTTTGAGAAGTTCCGATCATATCTAGTTGGGTCTAAGGTGATAGTCCACACGGATCATGCAGCTCTCAAGTACCTGCTCACGAAAAAAGATGCCAAACCGCGACTCCTGAGATGGATTCTCCTCCTCCAGGAATTTGACCTGGAAATAAGAGACAAGAAGGGGGTAGAAAATGGAGTAGCGGACCACCTTTCCAGAATGAAAATAAACGATGATACAGTGATTGACGAAGAACAACCAGTGGAACACGTCAGTGCGATTGGTCTTTGCTACGCGGAACAACCAATGCGCATAGAAACAGCTTGTCCTTCGCAACCAGAGCAGTTTGTGGCAGCAATCCAGAAGCAATATCCTGATCTACCGTGGTTTGCTGAGATTGCAAATTTCTTAGCTGCTGAAAAGGAGCCTCAGAAGTTCACGGGGAACGAGAAGAGGAAATTCTTAAGAGAAGCAAGACACTACTTCTGGGATGGGCCTTATCTATACCGACAATGCAAGGATGGGATCTTTAGACGATGCGTTCCGGAGGCTGCAATTCCAGGGATCCTACACCACTGCCACGGATCTTCCTACGCTGGACACTTCGCCACATTCAAAACAGTCTCCAAAATTCTCCAAGCGGGATTCTGGTGGCCAACAATGTTCAGAGATGCTCACGCTTTCATATCCAGATGCAACGCATGCCAGCGAATGGGCAGTGTCAGCAAaaggaatgagatgcctcagAACTACATATTGGAAGTAAAGGTGTTCGACTGCTGGGGAATAGATTTTATGGGACCTTTCCCACCTTCTCACAAGAACGAGTACATCCTGGTTGCAGGCGACTATGTCTCTAAGTGGGTAGAAGCAATTGCTAGTCCGACCAACGACGCACGAGTTGTAACCAAGATGTTCACCTCCATCatctttccaagatttggagtACCTAGAGTGGTTATCAGCGATGGTGGAACTCACTTCATCAACAGAGTGTTCCAAGGATTACTGAGCAAGAACGGCGTGAAACACAAGGTTGCAACCGCCTATCATCCCCAAACGAGTGGTCAAGTGGAAATTTCCAATAGAGAGATCAAGAACATTCTGCAGAAAACAGTCAATACCACGCGTAAGGATTGGTCCATCAAGCTTGACGACGCTCTCTGGGCCTACAGAACAGCCTATAAAACCCCGTTAGGGACAACTCCCTATCATCTGGTCTACGGCAAGGCATGTCACCTACCTGTGGAGCTAGAGTATAAGGCAGCTTGGGCTGTCAAGCTGCTTAACTTCGATATCAAACCTGCTAAGGAGAGGCGAACAATTCAGATCCATGAGTTGGAGGAGATTAGGCATCTGGCCTATGAGAGCTCCAAAATCTACAAAGAAAAAACCAAGGCATTCCATGACAAACGGATCATCAGCAGAAGCTTTGCTCCGAATGATCAGGTCTTACTCTTCAACTCAAGGATTAAGCTATTCcctggaaagctaaaatccaGATGGTCAGGACCTTTCACCATGAAAAAGGTTCGCCCCTATGGAGCTGTTGTGTTGCTGGACACAAGAGGAGGAGAATTTGTTGTTAATGGGCAGCGCCTCAAGCCTTACCTTGCTGATACAACAATCGCTGAAGGTGTAGAAATAACCTTAAGTGATCCCCTTCAAGCCTAATCGGCTCACAAAAGTCAAGCTAGTGACTGAAAagaagcgcttggtgggaggcaacccactggtgagtgtaaatatttcttttatttctaaaaaaaaaaaaaaaaaaaaactaacttgcaggaagaaaatcaagaaaatcgAGCACTTCTCAGCAGAACACTCCGGCGCTTGTTCCACTGATTGTTCCCAGGTAAGTgctcgaacaaaaaaaaaagagaaaatgggaaaTGGCCTATTTAAGGCCCACTAActttacccccccccccccattatATCTAGAGCCGCAAACCAACCTCAAGGAACCCTAAATCGAAAACTCTCATTTCCTATTCTTCTTCATCGATTTTGCTCTAATCTCTTGGATCCTCTCGAGATCGGTTTGGTTTTGCAGGAATCACCTATCCGATCAAGGTAACCGCTCAGATCCCCTTCCCCTCCGCGCATCAAAAACGCGGTTTGGAAGTGTCTCCTCGAATCCTCGTTACCTTTTGCTTAGGGATTTGATCTTAGATTGTAGCTATAGATTTCACATTTGCTACTAAGATCTAATTTGTGCTTGATTAAACGGAATAGTAACATATTTGTTGATTGCGGTTCTTGAGAAATTGCGATTGAGTTAGGGCAAAATGTTAAACCTAAGCGGTTGTGGGTTGTTTAGGAATTGATGGACTTGGGCAGAATTGAGAGATTGGAATGTCCCATCGTTTCTGAACAACCGTAGAGCATGGCTAATTTGgaaattgattttgttttgcaGATGCCTCCAAGAACAAGGAACCCTAAAGCACTCAAGGCCTCTCGTGGAGCAGCCACGCCTTCTCACTCCGCGAACGTCCCATCCTCCTACCCATGGCCGAACAAGGCTGAGGGTCAACCGATCAACATCAATGACCCACTACTCCTTGACTACAATTGTGAGGGGTGGGACAAGGAGTCCGCAGCAAGGTACAACAGGCTTCTCGCAGCAGAGATCCTGCCCACACGATTTGCTCACGCGGAGACCTTAGCTGTTCTTGGTCTCGAGTCTGATGTGTTCGAGACGCTCGACGTCATGGGCCTCGCTCCTCTCTGCTACCAAGCCCAAGTTCTCTATCCAGATTTGGTTCGCCAAGTGCTCGCAACAGCTCAGATTACTTACCAGAACCCAACTGCGCCAACGTACGAGaactgctacttctccttcatggCTGACGGCAAGTTCTGCTCCATCTCTCTCCACGATCTAAACGAACTACTCGAGATCGCAGACACGCCAAGAGAGGTCTCAGTTGACAAAAAGTTCGCGCCAGCGAACGCCTTTTGGGATCTCATTGCGACAGGGAAGTTCACTTCTCGCAAGGCTTATCAATCACAAATCCGAAACCCCACTCTGCGTATCATTGCCAAGATCGTCTCGAACATCCTATTCGCAAAGGAACACACCTCCAAGGTCACAAACGGAGAGCTGCAGGTTCTATACACCGGGctcgaggatgagatccgtAGAGACAGAGTCATACCGATACAGACTGTGAAAACAAACCCTGGATTCCTTCTCATCACGATGCTCTCTGAGCGCAAGGATTCCATGGTCCGAACAGAAGACAAGAAAGACCGCTGCGGCAGTGTTCTCACACCCTTGTTCAAACGCTTCAACATCGACCTGGATTCCTACACGGTTGTTCCTGAGCTTGAGTACATTGACACCGCCTACTTGATCACATGCCACATCCTGCGCGACGAAAGCACATACAAGTTCGCGGACAAGGACGGGATCACTCTCTACTGCAAGCTCCCTCTTCCAGGGTTAACAGACTTCACAACCTTGGAAAACATAGTGTTCTTGCCCAACGCAGAACACTTGTGCGACGACCCCCGTGCGCCAATTCCAGATGAGAATGCGGCCAAGGATGATGTGGAGGACATGGCTCCACCTGCTGATGGTGCTTACGACCTAGAGGACCTCACGGATGTTACTGATGACCACGCCTACAGACGTTGGATGGTGGACTCTCAGAAGAAAAACAACAGCCTCATGAAGAGGATCCTCAGAGCACTCACTGGAGGCTGCATCAGAAGTCAGGTTGAGCAGACGACGCAAGGAACAAGGCGCCCAGGCAAAGAACCAGCGGGCACTTCAACTAGAGAAGAGAGACTTCCGAGGAACCGGAGAACAGCCGGCCACTCCAGCAGCGGCGATTCAGACTGAGTCCGAACGGACTATTCCTATTCCCTTGTTTTATTCATCTGAACTATTTATTTCCCTGCTATTTGTTTTCGGTTTGGTGTGTTTTAGCCTCCTCCGATTTATTTTCACAACCAGGGATGgtgtgaagtaagtctgggggagaaaCTCTGTACGATTTCcatgtttttattgagtcagtccCTAGGATCGAGTCAGTCCAGTCAAACTTATTGTGGTAATCAGGACCTTATTTTGTGATGATTTCttaaccacctcgtgctttaaccttcttattcagtgaccttagcagtgatgAAAGACCCACACatggacctggaacaccctgactTATCTCATTTGACACTCCAGAAGTTCTCcaccgatcaggttacactgggtagactcaACTCCACTATATCTGAACCTAATCTGGACTttaattcttcttgttatgggtactagatcagggaaacgagacctatactcaggacttcttatcctttATATCCATCTTGCTGTTCCTGAGTAGCTAGttcatctttagctagttcccacctTGTACCTTAGCCTTCATTCCAACTTCAGGCATTTTTTTTCAGTGttatatgtgcagatatgtgcaaaaaggttggagaggaaaggatcaacgcagcctcttactcgttactgctgcagaaattcaatcagaaaggagaacaagcagatcAAGGGACCAAATGCTCCATGACAAATGAATCGTGCCAGTATAGCAGAATGATGCGAATCGGATCCACCAGTGGCCTCCTTAAAATCACATgttacctccttcttcgtcacctCATCTCTATTTTCATGCcatcaaagtaaaaaaaaaaaaaaaaaaaaaaaaataaataaataccttTCATTTTTAGCATTTGAcgatggagaaggagatgagttcAAGGGAACATGAGCCACTGGGAAAGTCAAGAAAAAGTTTAGGCTAATTTTCGGAGAACATAGAAGGGGGCGAGCAGAGCAGTCTGATGACTGTTCCAGAACAGAGAGCAGCCGTTCGAGAGagagcaaaaacgagtagaggctgtggacatcaatggatccgttctctcttgccattttgtgcgatatcctgcatcctctaAGAAATCGGTAAcccctaaacactcttaactccaccattaaaaAGCCTGTTCCATACCTAGACCGTCCACCCTGAGTAGCGCCCATGACAAGAAGTTCACGAAAATTCTAATTGAACAAATGGAGTTTGGTCTCGAAAGTGTCGCTTTTTCAGGTCAAGATGTAGAGTAAGGAGCAGATCTGTGAACAGCGATCAGGGGTTTCCAGTAAGTGTGTGTGGTTCTAATctactgcttgtatggttcagagatttgTGGTAAGAGCATGGTTGCTGAGAATAAGcgagttcccacactttcaaacttttctcctgttcttgatacttgccttgttcgaggacaaacaaggatctaagtctgggggaattgatatatggtgtttttcacATCATTGTATAGGTGTTTTTGTATTGATTCGAGTCCTTAATCCGAGTCAGTCTAGTCCTTTTTGATcttttacaggtctggagttggtaGAAGAATGAAGAGAGCATGCTTGAAGAGAAGCTGaccttttggagcattttgcggAGAACACTCAAGACGAACAGTCCTGAGACTGTTCTCAAGCAGAACAAGCAGACGGAGTGATCCCGAGGTTGCTCCCGACAAATAAGGAAGCTTCTATTTTTGGGAATTAAGGCCTTGTTGCCCTAATTTCTTTTCTACCTATTGGCGCCTCCATATAAAGACGCCACCTATCCTATTTTATTTCTTACGCTAGTTTTTACAAGAGAACTATTAGCTTTTGCGATctgcaacttgtaagggagaagaaTCCATTCTCTCATAGAGAAGACCATCTGAACCCTTGTTTACTACTCTTATTATTATGCAGTTTCATTCAGTATCTATGTCTTTGattgcttgcatcatgattgagtaGTGATCTAGCTCGCCTAGGGTTTTTAGGGTGTTGAAATATGagctaaacatagataagttATCCTTGATTATTCTTCATCCATACTATTCTTAAGGCTTCCATTAACCTGATCACTTGATGTTAGATCCTAAGTTTATCGCCTAGCTAACCGTTTAGGAGAAAGCTTGACATGTATTGGATGAGCTtagtatccctaatcagcgaaagtagatattagggtagtAAGTGAACTGATCGGACCTGACCTCTAAGGCTTGCAGTCGTTTCTCATCTCAACGACAGTTAGATGATGGGATCGACCAGCAAAGAGATCACCACCACGACAGTGGGGTGTTCCagctgagtgatccgagttctagaaagtACTGCACCgcgcttgaataattgtttggctctgGCTCAACACCCAATGAAATACCCTAGGTTAGCTTCCTGTTAAATTGAATCAATCTCTAGTTTACTTGTCTTCCGCGTCACCAATTGAATTGAAAACCATTTTCTTCTTAGCTTGATATTGAAATTTATAAGAGTAAAGTGTAgactggtcctctggattgaatctaAAAGTACTATAATCACAACTGTTAACTTGGCAGTAGCAAAGATTCATATTTAGTGTATcatcataccaaccgatgcattcattaatcaggttagtaccgacaccttgaaccatcattcagaggtcaggtcgtccactcaaccatgatcagatcttacacggccttccttgaataatcacacttaggctcagtatctatggtctacgacacatagtactagccacacacttcgtcatgacacttagccaatctcgaagctatcaacaccaaggttgatatctagaagcatcaaatcaatactcttactccagcaacgtgaatatccatactagtgtttggccatcgaaccatcgtcatgaaacatgatccgaccactagacttgataagccatcgtccacttagcatgtactgatataaccggccttccattgccatcatgtgggtctacgccctatataaggcatatggcgcctatcctactcaccaacccaaagttgattgtaagatatcccacttagcctttgcggctagaaccatccaaccatagctggatcgtccatagtcacgtctaaccgtttggttaagatctaggtgcgatcggccagttataagtccggctcaaaggctcacggacgttcttacctgatccgacccaaagcctggatccataccacagagtaaggacCAAGACCAaaacggattgccttgcaaccaatcagaccttgcgatacaacactccggttaaactaaccgtctgtccgttcgactatgcagccgcggactgtccacttggttcggcctaagccttgaaccaatggtaccatttggaactcacaccttttgggaactagtaccctttggacacacgtgcctcttggtaactcatgacccttggcaactcgcacccattcagatgttccaaccattcgacctaaccgtccatAGGGattgtctggtccgtgcgtgtgtccggcctatggccaaaggaccacgccttaacctacacaagtcatgaaccattgtgactgttcagggtagGGTTGcagccgttcagaacagaacagaaccgcccctatccaatcggatcacctgaggccagtcagatcatgtgcgcgcctaactcgtcggttatggaccgcgaccgcattactcaacaaggaccacggttataaccaatcccaacacatcaacaaggccacgccaatgtacaggaggagtagaagaagaaattgatgaaaagaataagaagaataggacacaatccaaacgcccatggctagaccagttcagactgtccgatggtcttagccgatgagtcggtggtgaccccactgaccctatctgactgaaccacggggttggagtccttctccagacctttctctatgcctttggtatccataaccacacggcctcctctctcctaaaccgttctccttgccggagatactaaaccaccacaaccgagccttttccggcttggatcctcggttctcattgggggatccctttgtttaggacgtgtgtcctttgtctcagacagaataagactgaataatactgaatgccttgatctctggtcgtgcatcctatatataggcaaccaaaggtcatgtgtgaagggacacatcccttcgaagcatccttttgggacagatcttgggcatcgattacaatcaacggtccagatcgtacctgttcggaaatggaaggttccagaccttatagacACGTAGaacccaagcccagacttgatacccaagcccacggcctgtccacaagagcccaacgactcatggaccacatggccggacctcatggcccgccactgacccagacccggaccatcggcccgaaacccgaacagtccgtcgagctgagatgagctgactcccagctgcctcagctgagtgagctagtagtccagctggttgagctgacttaacttggaacgagctaggctgagcttgaccgagctatgtctagctgatcaagcttcccgtaagcatcgcccagcttatgtatagcttgttctagctgacttctttctcttataaggttaagtctcagcatcctgacgtccttaaccttctatcttggccatggaacgcttgccttaaggtcctaagaccggctggttcgtttcctcgaaccatggccgtcccgacggtccttatccaggattGCGGAtgttacacacacggacagcaaaggacgtcttgtgtgtgctgacggacacccacggacgtcatgtgtgtggtgacggacacccacggacgtcctgtgtgtactgaacagacagcccacgtgggccaaaataacccgaacagtacacgggaagggccagcgtgctgagtcgaaggaccagcgtgctgatatgtgcactgatggacagccacggacgtcctgtgtatgctgacggacacacacagacagccacggacacccacggacgtcctgtgtgtactgaacagactgcccacgtgggccaaaatcacccaaacagtccacgtgaagggccagcgtgctgagtccaaggaccaacgtgctgatatgtgtactgatggacagccactgacgtcctgtgtgtgctgacggacacagacggacacgcacagacacacatgtacagccacgaacgtcctgtgtctgctggcggacaccaacggacgtcctgtgtgtactgaacagacagcccacgtgggccaaaatcacccgaacagtccacgggaagggtcagcgtgctgagtccaaggaccaacatgctgatatgtgtactgacggacagccacggacg includes these proteins:
- the LOC117125753 gene encoding uncharacterized protein LOC117125753, with the translated sequence MTSRHTRSNAQGPLHQLTNEELVRLERQNRQLPRPTSTNMGDHQDDLTAAFALMQQQMQQMQQTIQANAANQRNAPEEVDQIGQRNLLRNLPATRSAINPPPCTRQDFEIKPALIGLVQRKIFDGLPAEIPMDHIENFEKMCGFTKANGVPPDYIKCTLFPFSLDGKAARWLDSLPTGSLTTWEQVRSAFLSHFYTKSKTAALRQKIATFKQLVDEPFCDAWERFNVYRRECPHHGFEEDYLLGVFYDGVGWEYRNALNSASNGDFMTQSTQGAFALIENMASSSADSNRDTDRTQKVNSVDNNKIDELFAKVDQLIKSNQNHVFIMEESPQDKGTTDTTSEADQATEDHHEVSYVNGQGWQFKNYHPNPNVRNNPHLFNNPKPDGNAENAQGNQVQNSGYQRGYGNQGRTFVLSPAQNTQFHNQKQPTNQQPAQPAQTAPQDEMKSLANMMSQLLQGQQIQGKALNQVTNDINTQMNHMFNDLSAKYDNVSSHMRQMDIQIAQTAESVKIQQGTLPGKTDKNPKECNAVALRSGKQLTDLAPKRFTTAEKGKQKESEQPPVTAPADEEEAELPAKHTPTPTEQPTVVVRPAVEPVPTRDYVPKVPYPVPAKATRKDKEEMKCRKMLEDLTVRLPLMSAIQMMPSMSRVQRWRTVFSCSLVDLGSSINLMPYSVAKRLGFTDFKPTRMSLVFADRSVKSPVGIIEDIQVLVGNTLVPADFVVLELEEESKDPLILGRPFLCTVGAIIDVRQGKIDLHLGDIVMRFEMNQMLKKPMLDGQTFTVQEEGDPLEPSDR
- the LOC117131644 gene encoding uncharacterized protein LOC117131644 isoform X1; protein product: MANLEIDFVLQMPPRTRNPKALKASRGAATPSHSANVPSSYPWPNKAEGQPININDPLLLDYNCEGWDKESAARYNRLLAAEILPTRFAHAETLAVLGLESDVFETLDVMGLAPLCYQAQVLYPDLVRQVLATAQITYQNPTAPTYENCYFSFMADGKFCSISLHDLNELLEIADTPREVSVDKKFAPANAFWDLIATGKFTSRKAYQSQIRNPTLRIIAKIVSNILFAKEHTSKVTNGELQVLYTGLEDEIRRDRVIPIQTVKTNPGFLLITMLSERKDSMVRTEDKKDRCGSVLTPLFKRFNIDLDSYTVVPELEYIDTAYLITCHILRDESTYKFADKDGITLYCKLPLPGLTDFTTLENIVFLPNAEHLCDDPRAPIPDENAAKDDVEDMAPPADGAYDLEDLTDVTDDHAYRRWMVDSQKKNNSLMKRILRALTGGCIRSQVEQTTQGTRRPGKEPAGTSTREERLPRNRRTAGHSSSGDSD
- the LOC117131644 gene encoding uncharacterized protein LOC117131644 isoform X2, translated to MPPRTRNPKALKASRGAATPSHSANVPSSYPWPNKAEGQPININDPLLLDYNCEGWDKESAARYNRLLAAEILPTRFAHAETLAVLGLESDVFETLDVMGLAPLCYQAQVLYPDLVRQVLATAQITYQNPTAPTYENCYFSFMADGKFCSISLHDLNELLEIADTPREVSVDKKFAPANAFWDLIATGKFTSRKAYQSQIRNPTLRIIAKIVSNILFAKEHTSKVTNGELQVLYTGLEDEIRRDRVIPIQTVKTNPGFLLITMLSERKDSMVRTEDKKDRCGSVLTPLFKRFNIDLDSYTVVPELEYIDTAYLITCHILRDESTYKFADKDGITLYCKLPLPGLTDFTTLENIVFLPNAEHLCDDPRAPIPDENAAKDDVEDMAPPADGAYDLEDLTDVTDDHAYRRWMVDSQKKNNSLMKRILRALTGGCIRSQVEQTTQGTRRPGKEPAGTSTREERLPRNRRTAGHSSSGDSD